From one Amycolatopsis sp. FDAARGOS 1241 genomic stretch:
- a CDS encoding alpha/beta hydrolase has translation MSAITATARLARLLARENAATSLRQLPRLFRHPVWRGRAEAGASRGVVLVPGFFSGATSFAVLRRWLRGRGFRPRDAGIGFDVGCTGELVGRLERRLAEHAAETGGRVGHSRGGGLARVAAAHRPDLVRGVIMLGSPVLDPLGAHPVVFHAARALARLSAAGVPNLLDAGCLTGGCRDEHLAGLAEPLAVDVPALSVYSRRDAIVPWRACLDPRASHAEVHSGHLGLTIDPDVYTAVEPFLEEWADDPAVA, from the coding sequence ATGTCCGCGATCACCGCCACGGCGCGCCTCGCCCGCCTGCTGGCGCGGGAAAACGCCGCCACCTCGCTGCGGCAGCTCCCGCGGTTGTTCCGGCACCCGGTGTGGCGCGGCCGGGCGGAGGCCGGCGCCAGCCGCGGTGTCGTCCTCGTGCCGGGGTTCTTCTCGGGTGCCACCAGCTTCGCCGTGCTACGGCGGTGGTTGCGCGGGCGCGGTTTCCGCCCCCGGGACGCGGGCATCGGCTTCGACGTCGGCTGCACCGGGGAGCTCGTCGGCCGCCTCGAGCGGCGGCTCGCCGAGCACGCGGCGGAAACCGGTGGGCGGGTCGGGCACAGCCGCGGCGGCGGCCTGGCCCGGGTGGCGGCCGCGCACCGGCCGGACCTCGTGCGCGGTGTGATCATGCTGGGGTCACCGGTGCTCGACCCGCTGGGTGCGCACCCCGTGGTCTTCCACGCGGCCCGCGCGCTCGCCCGGCTCTCCGCCGCCGGGGTCCCGAACCTGCTCGACGCCGGCTGTCTCACCGGGGGCTGCCGCGACGAGCACCTGGCCGGGCTGGCCGAGCCACTGGCCGTCGACGTGCCGGCGCTGTCCGTCTACTCGCGCCGCGACGCGATCGTGCCGTGGCGGGCCTGCCTCGACCCGCGCGCGTCCCACGCCGAAGTGCACAGCGGCCACCTCGGCCTGACGATCGATCCGGACGTCTACACGGCCGTGGAGCCGTTCCTCGAGGAG